Proteins from one Gimesia maris genomic window:
- a CDS encoding FHA domain-containing protein encodes MGFFTSSSRQDQAAKSSAGVSYLLWIDGVGTYLVYLPETLKIGGPGETGVTGGLASEWADLSILANLSRHHASITRSGENYFLEAMAPVFCNQRAINDRVLLTDQAALRLNTDTVLTFRQPTALSASACLEFTSHHQPQQRLDGVVLMAETCLLGANSENHVVCPHWPGTVILYRQGNQVLCRSRLAIDVNGMSVSQGTVLTPGSLVTGPELRFRWEVVA; translated from the coding sequence TTGGGCTTCTTCACTTCATCATCCAGACAGGATCAGGCAGCGAAATCTTCCGCTGGCGTGAGCTATCTGCTGTGGATTGATGGGGTCGGAACGTATCTGGTCTACTTACCCGAGACCCTGAAAATTGGTGGTCCGGGGGAAACAGGCGTGACAGGCGGCCTGGCCTCGGAATGGGCTGATTTATCAATACTGGCCAATCTTTCGCGACACCATGCGTCGATCACCCGCTCAGGAGAGAATTATTTTCTGGAAGCGATGGCTCCCGTTTTCTGTAATCAGCGTGCGATCAATGATCGTGTCTTGCTCACGGATCAGGCGGCGCTTAGACTGAATACAGATACAGTCCTCACATTCCGACAGCCGACGGCCCTGAGTGCATCCGCCTGTCTCGAATTCACGAGTCATCATCAGCCACAACAGCGACTGGATGGTGTCGTACTAATGGCGGAAACCTGTCTGCTGGGAGCGAACAGCGAAAATCATGTCGTCTGCCCACACTGGCCAGGAACTGTCATATTGTATCGACAGGGGAATCAGGTCTTGTGTCGCTCCCGGCTGGCAATCGATGTAAATGGGATGTCAGTTTCTCAGGGAACCGTTTTGACCCCGGGTTCTCTAGTCACTGGCCCTGAGCTGCGTTTCCGCTGGGAGGTTGTCGCTTAA
- the amt gene encoding ammonium transporter: protein MSHELTTNTIWVLTCTSLVFLMQAGFCCLESGLSRSKNSINVATKNIVDFFIGVIIFWLFGFGLMFGQSYGGWVGTTQFAFEDTSNAHWPTVVFLFQLVFCSTAMTISSGAVAERMRFRAYLLLAVGIGAFAYPLFGHWAWARDATGAPAGWLGKLGFLDFAGSSVVHSVGAWSALAAVLILGPRTGRFTDDNNKHRFSSSNLPMAALGFLILWFGWFGFNGGSTLALNGQVPSIILNTILAGISGGICVLLWELIVSNQISVEKIFNGSLAGLVAITASCNAVSYPSALLIGFIAGSVMLGSLWLLEERFKIDDVVGAIPVHGFAGAWGTLAVALFADTSLFPSGASRISQLGIQSLGAGVCFVWSFGSIWIIMKLVNHFMPIRVSVSDEKIGLNVAEHGASTELHSLLETMISHEKGNKQSRADVDNFTEAGIVGYQYNRVLDAQEILLSDVKDREVRYRSIMDNVMDAIITIDLEGKIEEFNRGAEYLFGYYNHEAIGKSIDLLIPPLHQKIQHKYSSGELNPQLVRAIGSRQEIVAQRNDGSTFPAELAVSSVLLADREIFTGIIQDISERKDYERSLNEARKRAEAASEAKSEFLANMSHEIRTPMTAILGFTDILLNNLRKKEDIESANIVKRNGEYLIGVINDILDLSKIEARKLELEQVRVNTIELIRDIVALMQIKADLKELELVVSFDNPIPETIVTDPTRLRQILINLLGNAIKFTDSGYVELRTRTIHLEDGFAQLQFDVIDTGIGISETALAQIYQPFTQADSSTTRKYGGTGLGLAISKRLSEMLGGRIHVTSTIGSGSTFTISVNTGSLEGVRLQQVDQNSVNSTATECSQELSDHIGKTISSSRVLVVEDGLDNQRLISFLLKKEGMHVDLADNGQLGYDQIMAADLAGEPYDFVLMDMQMPVMDGYTATSKLREAGYTRPIIALTAHAMKNDMEKCLTAGCDAYATKPVDRRKLLETIARLSATVESTGPSS, encoded by the coding sequence ATGTCTCATGAGTTAACCACAAATACAATCTGGGTACTGACTTGTACCAGCCTGGTTTTTCTAATGCAGGCTGGCTTCTGTTGCCTGGAATCCGGCCTCTCTCGATCCAAAAACAGTATCAATGTCGCCACCAAGAACATTGTGGACTTCTTCATCGGAGTCATAATTTTCTGGCTGTTCGGCTTTGGCTTAATGTTCGGTCAGTCCTATGGCGGCTGGGTGGGGACAACTCAGTTCGCTTTTGAAGACACCAGTAACGCGCATTGGCCTACCGTTGTGTTTCTGTTTCAGCTGGTTTTCTGCAGTACGGCGATGACGATTTCTTCGGGTGCAGTGGCAGAACGAATGCGGTTTCGTGCCTACCTGCTGCTGGCCGTTGGAATCGGTGCATTCGCCTATCCGCTGTTTGGTCACTGGGCCTGGGCCCGGGATGCCACAGGGGCTCCTGCGGGCTGGCTCGGAAAACTGGGGTTTCTCGACTTTGCCGGCTCAAGCGTAGTACATTCTGTTGGTGCCTGGTCTGCCCTGGCAGCTGTCTTGATACTGGGTCCACGAACAGGTCGTTTCACCGACGATAATAACAAACATCGTTTTTCATCCAGCAACCTGCCGATGGCGGCTCTGGGATTTTTAATTCTCTGGTTTGGCTGGTTCGGTTTTAACGGAGGCAGCACGCTCGCCTTAAACGGACAGGTGCCTTCGATTATTCTCAATACTATCCTTGCCGGAATCTCGGGGGGGATATGCGTTTTACTCTGGGAATTAATTGTCTCAAATCAAATCTCCGTCGAAAAAATCTTTAACGGCTCACTGGCTGGTCTGGTTGCCATCACAGCATCCTGCAATGCCGTCAGTTACCCCAGTGCCCTTCTCATTGGCTTTATTGCTGGCAGTGTGATGCTGGGTTCACTTTGGCTTCTGGAAGAGCGTTTCAAAATCGATGATGTGGTTGGAGCGATTCCTGTGCACGGTTTTGCCGGCGCATGGGGGACACTCGCCGTCGCGTTATTTGCTGATACCAGTCTGTTCCCAAGTGGCGCTTCACGCATTTCCCAGTTGGGAATTCAGTCACTGGGAGCAGGGGTCTGTTTTGTCTGGAGTTTCGGCAGCATCTGGATCATCATGAAACTGGTAAATCACTTTATGCCGATCCGTGTCAGTGTGTCGGATGAAAAAATCGGACTGAATGTTGCCGAACACGGCGCTTCAACCGAACTGCACAGCCTGCTGGAAACCATGATCTCCCATGAAAAGGGAAACAAACAGTCCCGTGCAGATGTCGACAATTTCACCGAAGCAGGGATTGTCGGCTATCAATACAACCGGGTACTGGATGCACAGGAAATTCTTCTGTCAGATGTAAAAGACCGTGAAGTGCGTTACCGATCAATCATGGATAATGTCATGGATGCGATTATCACAATTGATCTGGAGGGGAAGATTGAAGAATTCAATCGGGGAGCCGAATATCTGTTTGGCTACTACAATCACGAAGCGATCGGGAAAAGTATCGACCTCCTCATTCCTCCGCTGCATCAGAAAATTCAACATAAGTATTCGAGTGGCGAGTTGAATCCGCAACTGGTACGCGCTATTGGCTCGCGACAGGAAATCGTGGCCCAGCGCAACGATGGATCTACTTTTCCAGCAGAACTGGCTGTCAGCTCTGTACTCCTGGCAGACCGGGAAATTTTCACCGGCATTATCCAGGATATCAGTGAGCGCAAAGATTACGAACGATCATTAAATGAAGCACGTAAACGAGCCGAAGCAGCGAGTGAAGCGAAAAGTGAATTTCTGGCCAATATGAGCCACGAAATCCGCACACCCATGACGGCAATTCTGGGATTCACGGATATCCTGTTGAACAACCTGCGGAAAAAGGAAGATATTGAATCAGCAAACATCGTGAAACGTAATGGTGAATACCTGATTGGCGTCATCAACGATATTCTGGACCTGTCTAAAATCGAAGCACGTAAACTTGAACTGGAACAGGTGCGCGTCAATACGATTGAATTGATCCGTGACATCGTCGCTTTGATGCAGATTAAAGCCGACCTGAAAGAACTTGAATTAGTTGTCTCTTTTGATAATCCGATTCCAGAAACAATTGTGACAGACCCGACCCGTCTGAGACAGATTCTGATCAATCTCCTGGGAAATGCCATTAAGTTCACCGATTCCGGTTATGTTGAACTACGAACCAGAACCATCCATCTGGAAGATGGCTTTGCCCAGCTACAATTTGATGTGATTGACACCGGGATCGGAATTTCCGAAACGGCACTCGCACAGATTTATCAACCATTTACTCAGGCAGATAGCTCGACAACCCGAAAATATGGAGGGACAGGTCTGGGTCTGGCCATTTCAAAACGCCTTTCGGAAATGCTGGGAGGGCGTATTCATGTCACCAGTACGATCGGATCGGGAAGCACCTTCACTATCTCCGTCAACACGGGATCTCTTGAGGGAGTGCGACTCCAGCAAGTGGATCAGAATTCCGTCAATAGTACCGCGACGGAATGCAGCCAGGAACTATCGGACCACATTGGCAAAACAATTTCGTCCAGCCGGGTTCTGGTCGTCGAAGATGGTCTGGATAATCAACGACTGATTTCATTTCTGCTGAAAAAGGAAGGGATGCACGTTGATCTGGCAGATAACGGGCAACTGGGTTACGATCAAATCATGGCTGCAGACCTGGCTGGAGAACCCTATGATTTTGTTCTGATGGATATGCAGATGCCTGTCATGGATGGATATACCGCTACCAGCAAGCTGAGAGAAGCCGGATATACGCGACCGATTATCGCCCTCACGGCTCACGCGATGAAAAATGATATGGAGAAATGCCTGACTGCCGGGTGTGACGCCTATGCCACCAAGCCGGTTGACAGACGGAAATTACTGGAAACCATCGCCCGTCTCTCTGCCACTGTAGAATCGACCGGACCGTCTTCATAA
- a CDS encoding YifB family Mg chelatase-like AAA ATPase, whose amino-acid sequence MLAKLYTYSLFGIDAKPVEVEVDISPGAMPKTILVGLAEAAVKESTHRIERALVNSGYNRPIDRIVINLSPADLPKDAASFDLPIALGLLTASGQLASDRFQDYAVVGELALDGTIRPVRGALSMALAAREQGKQGLLVPVQNAEEAAVVDGLDVFAVGTLAEAVGFYTGSLPIEAVEFCWENALEEHGHYDIDYSDVKGQEYAKRAITVAAAGMHHLLMIGSPGTGKTLLASRISTILPRLSQEESLETTRIYSAMGRLPSDQSLVMLRQFRTPHHTISEAGLVGGGSTPAPGEISLAHNGLLFLDELPEFNRRTLEVLRQPLEGGEVTISRAIGSVTFPANVMLISAMNPCPCGYLSDPRRKCSCNPMQIERYLSKISGPLLDRIDIHIEVPPVPFRELSNQTTGTNSAAMREQVLDAREIQARRFANESTSHNGRMTPRQLRKHSQLASDAESLLKSAMEEMGLSARAHDKILRISRTIADLDHSNQITAAHISEAINYRTLDRQFWS is encoded by the coding sequence ATGCTGGCCAAGCTATATACCTACTCCCTGTTTGGTATTGATGCCAAACCCGTGGAAGTGGAAGTCGATATCTCTCCCGGGGCGATGCCTAAGACGATTCTGGTGGGCCTGGCGGAAGCAGCCGTCAAAGAGAGCACGCATCGGATTGAGCGGGCGCTGGTTAACAGTGGCTACAATCGCCCCATTGATCGCATCGTTATCAACCTGTCTCCCGCTGATCTTCCCAAGGATGCTGCATCGTTCGATCTGCCTATTGCATTGGGCCTGTTGACTGCCAGCGGGCAGTTGGCTTCAGATCGCTTTCAGGATTACGCCGTGGTGGGGGAACTGGCACTGGATGGCACGATTCGTCCGGTTCGCGGTGCGCTTTCGATGGCACTTGCGGCTCGCGAGCAGGGGAAACAGGGTTTACTGGTTCCCGTTCAGAATGCCGAAGAAGCAGCCGTTGTGGATGGGCTGGATGTCTTCGCAGTTGGTACGCTGGCAGAAGCCGTCGGCTTTTATACAGGCTCTTTACCCATCGAAGCGGTTGAGTTCTGTTGGGAAAATGCACTGGAAGAGCATGGGCATTACGATATCGACTACAGTGATGTGAAAGGACAGGAATACGCGAAGCGGGCAATCACAGTCGCTGCTGCCGGCATGCATCATCTCCTGATGATTGGATCTCCTGGGACCGGGAAGACCCTGCTGGCATCGCGGATCAGTACCATTCTGCCGCGTCTCTCTCAGGAAGAGAGCCTGGAAACAACACGTATCTACAGTGCGATGGGGCGGCTGCCCAGTGATCAGTCGCTGGTGATGCTCCGCCAGTTTCGCACGCCCCATCATACCATCAGCGAGGCAGGGCTGGTGGGCGGAGGCTCTACGCCCGCACCAGGAGAAATCAGCCTGGCGCATAACGGGTTACTGTTTCTGGATGAGCTGCCTGAATTCAATCGGCGGACATTGGAAGTCTTGCGACAACCATTAGAAGGGGGTGAAGTGACGATCTCACGGGCGATCGGCAGTGTGACTTTTCCTGCAAATGTGATGTTGATTTCCGCAATGAATCCCTGTCCCTGTGGCTACCTGTCTGATCCGCGGCGGAAGTGTTCGTGTAATCCGATGCAGATTGAACGTTATCTGTCCAAGATCAGCGGGCCCCTGCTGGATCGGATTGATATTCATATTGAAGTGCCCCCGGTTCCCTTCCGCGAACTTTCCAATCAGACAACGGGAACCAACAGCGCGGCGATGCGCGAACAGGTACTGGATGCCCGCGAGATTCAGGCACGACGGTTCGCGAATGAGTCCACCTCACACAATGGCCGCATGACGCCAAGACAGTTAAGGAAACACAGTCAACTGGCTTCAGATGCAGAAAGCCTTCTGAAATCGGCTATGGAAGAAATGGGACTGTCTGCCCGCGCACATGACAAAATATTACGTATCAGCCGGACCATTGCAGACCTGGATCATTCTAATCAGATCACCGCGGCGCACATCAGTGAAGCCATCAATTACCGCACATTGGATCGCCAGTTCTGGTCCTGA
- a CDS encoding RNA polymerase sigma factor, giving the protein MPIDEADQLLVSQIKAGDAEAWSELIARYEGRLLAFVNSRLRNQSSSEDVVQETFLGFLISLPNYDPGTPLESFLFAIASHKLTDLLRKQGRRPTIPLFPEESGARENHREPAGHTRVASSLARSKERKSKEEQIICVSLQTLIDAWIKNGEFERLQCIEQLFVSGKANKEVAQQLQITEQAVANHKHFVVGKLKDAIKTAQIQDADLDGLGLN; this is encoded by the coding sequence ATGCCGATCGACGAAGCCGACCAGCTGCTGGTCTCACAAATCAAAGCCGGAGATGCGGAAGCCTGGTCCGAATTGATTGCCCGATATGAAGGTCGGTTGCTGGCATTTGTGAACAGCCGTCTGCGCAATCAGTCGAGCAGTGAAGATGTCGTTCAGGAAACGTTCCTGGGTTTTCTGATCAGCCTGCCCAATTACGATCCTGGCACTCCTTTAGAATCGTTTCTGTTTGCCATCGCCTCTCATAAACTGACAGATTTACTGCGCAAACAGGGACGGCGACCGACAATTCCCCTGTTTCCAGAGGAAAGTGGCGCGCGGGAAAATCATCGTGAACCAGCCGGACATACGCGGGTGGCCTCCAGCCTGGCACGCAGTAAGGAACGCAAATCAAAAGAAGAGCAGATCATCTGTGTGAGTCTGCAGACGCTGATTGATGCCTGGATCAAAAATGGTGAGTTCGAGCGACTGCAGTGTATCGAACAGCTGTTTGTTTCAGGAAAAGCAAATAAAGAGGTGGCGCAGCAACTGCAGATCACAGAGCAGGCGGTCGCGAACCACAAGCACTTTGTGGTAGGCAAACTGAAAGACGCGATTAAAACCGCGCAGATTCAGGATGCCGATCTTGACGGGCTGGGGCTGAATTAG
- a CDS encoding 50S ribosomal protein bL37 produces the protein MAKTQRKLKKANHGRRPASAKARKAKRKHIKF, from the coding sequence ATGGCTAAAACACAACGCAAACTGAAAAAAGCAAATCACGGTCGCCGTCCTGCCAGTGCCAAAGCACGCAAGGCAAAACGCAAGCACATCAAGTTCTAA
- a CDS encoding tRNA dihydrouridine synthase yields the protein MTVNTLQPVSLGPYQLESPLYQAALSGYSDYPMRVIAARLGAAYTLCEVMIDRMIIQTKQGKQHSMMYCHQDEFPVGGQLMGSEPEEFGPAARRLVEAGFHVIDINFGCPVKKVMSRCRGGYHLSQPEVALDIISRVRDTVPAEIPVTLKMRRGIDDSSESADNFFMIFDGAYARGLSAITVHGRTVDQKYVGPSNWEFLKQVKQHAGEKTVIGSGDLFSPQSCLDMLRVTGVDGVSIARGAIGNPWIFQQTADLLRGKSISPPDVTEQREVISAHFELAREFYGDKKVCNTMRKFGIFYSELHPQYAEVKKAFIAVKTAADWLKVLDQWYTENAPGRFPPVEKPNPLSLETPAV from the coding sequence ATGACCGTTAATACTTTACAACCTGTTTCCCTGGGCCCCTATCAACTGGAGTCTCCCCTGTACCAGGCAGCCTTGAGCGGATACAGCGATTATCCCATGCGCGTGATTGCCGCGCGACTCGGCGCTGCTTATACGCTTTGTGAAGTGATGATCGATCGTATGATCATTCAGACCAAACAGGGGAAACAGCATTCGATGATGTACTGCCATCAGGATGAGTTTCCCGTAGGTGGTCAGTTGATGGGATCCGAGCCGGAAGAATTCGGACCGGCTGCCCGGAGGCTGGTTGAAGCCGGTTTCCATGTGATCGATATCAACTTTGGTTGTCCAGTGAAAAAGGTGATGAGTCGCTGTCGTGGCGGCTATCATTTAAGTCAGCCGGAAGTGGCGCTGGATATTATCTCTCGCGTGCGGGATACCGTGCCTGCAGAGATACCGGTCACCCTGAAAATGCGACGGGGTATCGATGACAGCAGTGAATCAGCAGACAATTTCTTTATGATCTTTGATGGAGCATACGCACGCGGATTGTCTGCTATTACCGTACATGGGCGCACCGTGGATCAGAAGTATGTTGGCCCGAGTAACTGGGAGTTTCTGAAACAGGTCAAACAACACGCGGGTGAGAAAACCGTGATTGGGAGTGGTGACCTGTTTTCGCCGCAGTCCTGTCTGGATATGTTACGTGTGACGGGTGTGGATGGTGTTTCGATTGCCCGCGGTGCGATTGGCAACCCCTGGATTTTTCAACAGACGGCCGATCTGCTGCGCGGCAAATCGATCTCTCCTCCCGATGTCACAGAGCAGCGCGAAGTCATTTCCGCACATTTTGAACTGGCACGGGAGTTTTACGGCGATAAAAAAGTCTGCAACACGATGCGGAAGTTCGGCATTTTCTATTCGGAACTGCACCCTCAATACGCTGAGGTCAAGAAAGCATTTATTGCTGTCAAAACAGCTGCTGACTGGTTAAAGGTACTCGATCAGTGGTATACGGAAAATGCCCCCGGGCGTTTCCCGCCGGTCGAAAAACCCAATCCACTCTCCCTGGAAACGCCTGCTGTTTGA
- a CDS encoding serine/threonine protein kinase, protein MKFTFAPESKPLEGFTIKRAIDRGGFGEVYYALSDSGKEVALKLLQQNMDIELRGVTQCLNLKHPNLVTIFDVKTDRDGDHWVVMEYVSGQGLDKALHQYPQGMPMEQVRYWLSGISEGLSYLHSRGLVHRDLKPSNVFRDGETIKIGDVGLSKFITHSRRSANTQSVGTVYYMAPEVARGRYGKEVDVYAVGVMVYEMITGVVPFDGESTAEILMKHLSEKPDLSRLPVHLQAVMGRALEKDPQKRIGDIKTFKQEFERALFQRETVTEIPDTAFETFASVAAPMQHSDGVRQNSRVSNYQSSWEYKTLLGPAIILMFLLIGLMGATMASLGAGFAPFILCLPFVMLFSGAVVMACVFGRRFFTKGISAIVKGPPPISNLWDKKQKRHETQTADRETNLEQTRILREEERKKADAQRHQTYSQKQQKPYYPRALTPRTPRAISHRTRLYNLSVSMIKAVFCTLVIVVGLVCFTDGSFFQGAMGDMSRGVMGGYNYAPFCLLICGTLVAAWSVLAVAKLTEGKTYDQSTRRIIWLTTGAAVGAIIYLLQTEVLMTTIGSAREDYLGLRPLFDAVGPNSLVLVNGQPSLFSYVIFFGVLFCFRRWWWHADSFRPRKFRVLSVLITVFTAYIITAIWAFPMIPAMCWAAIISSVVQLSASWIPPEQRYIEMKWGAR, encoded by the coding sequence ATGAAATTCACCTTTGCACCAGAATCGAAACCTTTAGAAGGATTTACGATCAAGCGCGCCATTGACCGGGGCGGATTTGGTGAGGTGTACTACGCACTGAGTGATTCCGGTAAGGAGGTCGCATTAAAGCTGCTGCAGCAGAATATGGATATTGAGTTGCGGGGAGTGACGCAGTGCCTGAATCTGAAGCATCCCAACCTGGTGACCATTTTCGATGTCAAAACGGACCGGGACGGCGATCACTGGGTGGTCATGGAATATGTATCCGGTCAGGGCCTGGATAAGGCGCTTCATCAGTATCCGCAGGGTATGCCGATGGAGCAGGTTCGCTACTGGCTGTCGGGCATTTCAGAAGGATTGTCTTACCTGCACAGCCGCGGCCTGGTACACCGGGATCTGAAACCGTCCAATGTTTTCCGCGATGGGGAGACCATCAAAATTGGCGATGTCGGATTATCCAAGTTCATCACTCACAGCCGGCGGAGTGCGAATACTCAAAGTGTAGGAACTGTGTATTACATGGCTCCCGAAGTCGCACGCGGCCGCTACGGTAAAGAAGTAGACGTGTATGCGGTAGGGGTGATGGTATATGAAATGATCACCGGTGTGGTTCCCTTCGATGGGGAATCGACGGCGGAAATTCTGATGAAGCATCTGTCAGAAAAGCCGGACCTGAGCCGTTTACCAGTACATTTGCAGGCGGTGATGGGACGTGCTCTGGAAAAAGATCCTCAAAAGCGAATCGGCGATATCAAAACATTCAAACAGGAATTTGAGCGCGCTCTGTTTCAACGCGAGACGGTGACGGAAATTCCCGATACTGCATTTGAAACCTTTGCGAGTGTTGCTGCCCCGATGCAACATTCGGACGGGGTGAGGCAGAACTCGCGCGTTTCGAACTATCAGAGTTCCTGGGAGTATAAGACGCTATTAGGACCTGCAATCATTTTGATGTTTCTACTTATCGGGTTGATGGGAGCCACGATGGCCAGCCTGGGGGCCGGTTTTGCACCTTTTATTCTTTGCCTCCCTTTCGTGATGCTTTTCAGTGGAGCCGTTGTCATGGCGTGTGTGTTCGGGCGACGGTTTTTTACCAAGGGAATATCGGCGATTGTGAAGGGGCCGCCTCCCATCAGCAATTTATGGGATAAAAAACAAAAGAGACATGAGACCCAGACCGCTGATCGCGAAACCAATCTCGAGCAGACGCGCATCCTCCGGGAAGAAGAACGAAAAAAGGCAGACGCACAGCGTCATCAGACTTATAGCCAGAAACAACAGAAGCCGTATTATCCCCGTGCCTTAACACCGCGCACTCCCCGCGCGATTTCGCACCGGACGCGGTTGTACAACCTCTCGGTCTCAATGATCAAGGCGGTATTCTGCACGCTGGTGATCGTCGTGGGGCTGGTCTGTTTTACCGATGGATCTTTTTTTCAGGGAGCCATGGGCGATATGTCTCGAGGTGTCATGGGAGGATATAACTACGCACCGTTCTGCCTGCTAATCTGCGGGACGCTTGTTGCTGCCTGGAGTGTCTTAGCAGTCGCGAAGCTGACTGAAGGTAAAACCTATGATCAGAGCACACGCCGTATCATCTGGCTGACGACTGGAGCTGCTGTCGGAGCGATCATCTACCTGCTGCAGACAGAAGTCCTGATGACCACCATTGGTTCGGCACGCGAGGATTACCTGGGGTTGAGACCACTGTTTGATGCCGTCGGCCCGAATTCGCTGGTACTGGTGAATGGTCAACCCAGCCTGTTCAGCTACGTGATCTTTTTCGGAGTTCTGTTTTGTTTCCGTCGCTGGTGGTGGCACGCCGATTCATTCCGCCCCCGAAAATTCCGGGTTTTATCTGTGCTGATCACAGTCTTTACCGCTTATATCATTACTGCCATCTGGGCGTTTCCGATGATCCCGGCAATGTGCTGGGCAGCTATTATCTCAAGCGTCGTGCAGCTCTCAGCCAGCTGGATTCCACCCGAGCAACGCTATATTGAAATGAAATGGGGCGCACGATGA
- a CDS encoding PLDc N-terminal domain-containing protein, which produces MMSLLGLLFALISMALSLLLFVLWIWMLIDCIKYEPSTGNDKIIWVLVIVLLNGIGALLYYFIRRPERIKLTGQ; this is translated from the coding sequence ATGATGTCACTCCTTGGTTTACTGTTTGCTTTGATTTCAATGGCTTTGAGCCTGCTCTTATTTGTACTCTGGATCTGGATGTTAATTGACTGTATCAAATACGAACCTTCCACTGGTAATGATAAAATTATCTGGGTGTTGGTAATCGTTTTATTGAATGGGATTGGGGCACTGCTTTACTACTTCATTCGTCGACCGGAACGGATAAAACTGACGGGGCAGTAA
- a CDS encoding thiamine phosphate synthase has translation MHHILTAGAQRALIQAERIASGSAESEPTLAPLLAALALEESRAAEIMRTHQIDLAQILQEFQLPLSQDPATSLLDSPVQPLEMSQALQQYPAFREVLNHAMQQASRADVPTEIGSEHLLWGLLATAGKESEWLQSTGSLSAEKLDDSINVIFRQTVEPLDVDFALRTVAATADDQTNTLRTIDAAANRLREGLRVIEDFLRFSLDDAHLMSLLKSTRHRLTDALRFIGNETLISSRDTLNDVGTSISTTSEIDRSSLEHLLQANLKRVQEAARTLEEFSKLISPEAAAIFKQMRYASYTLEKTILTCIASQRRLENSRLYLLVSESLCHHGAGPAIRESLAAGVNLVQIREKSMTDRQLLAHGNRVRKWTRDAGAILIMNDRPDLAIAIDADGVHVGQDELPVREVRQIVGPRRLIGVSTHNIEQARQAVLDGADYIGVGPTFPTSTKNFAEHEYAGLDFVNQVAAEITLPWFAIGGIQADNLQQVLEAGATRVAVSGVICSHEHPGQITRELLEQLSN, from the coding sequence ATGCATCATATACTGACAGCCGGCGCGCAAAGGGCCTTAATTCAGGCAGAACGGATTGCCAGCGGCTCAGCCGAATCAGAACCGACACTTGCGCCGCTGCTGGCTGCCCTTGCTCTGGAAGAATCGCGGGCCGCCGAAATCATGCGGACGCATCAGATTGACCTGGCCCAGATCTTGCAGGAATTCCAGTTACCGCTGTCTCAGGATCCCGCCACCTCGCTTCTTGATTCTCCAGTTCAACCGCTGGAAATGTCTCAGGCACTGCAACAATATCCTGCTTTTAGAGAGGTGTTAAATCACGCGATGCAGCAGGCGAGTCGCGCGGACGTCCCCACGGAAATCGGGAGCGAGCATCTGCTATGGGGGCTGCTGGCTACCGCGGGAAAAGAATCTGAGTGGCTTCAAAGTACAGGATCTCTTTCCGCAGAGAAGCTGGATGACTCGATCAATGTAATTTTTCGACAGACAGTAGAACCGCTTGATGTCGATTTCGCTCTGCGGACGGTTGCAGCCACAGCCGACGATCAGACAAATACACTGCGAACCATCGATGCCGCCGCCAATCGGCTGCGGGAAGGTTTACGGGTCATTGAGGACTTCCTCCGCTTTTCGCTGGATGATGCCCATTTAATGAGTCTGCTGAAATCAACGCGGCATCGGCTGACAGACGCTCTCAGGTTTATCGGCAATGAGACACTGATTTCGAGCCGTGATACACTCAACGATGTCGGCACTTCGATCAGCACCACCAGCGAAATCGACCGTTCTTCGCTGGAACATCTGCTGCAGGCCAATCTGAAACGGGTGCAGGAAGCAGCGCGGACCCTGGAAGAATTCAGTAAACTGATTTCGCCCGAAGCGGCAGCCATTTTCAAACAGATGCGTTATGCCAGCTATACTCTGGAGAAAACGATCTTAACCTGCATCGCCAGCCAACGCAGACTGGAAAACAGTCGGCTCTATCTGCTGGTTTCGGAAAGCCTGTGTCATCATGGTGCTGGACCGGCGATACGGGAATCGCTGGCTGCAGGAGTCAATCTGGTTCAGATACGTGAAAAATCAATGACGGACCGCCAGTTGCTGGCGCATGGAAATCGCGTGCGGAAATGGACCCGCGACGCTGGTGCAATTCTCATCATGAATGACCGCCCGGACCTGGCGATCGCCATTGATGCAGACGGCGTGCACGTTGGTCAGGACGAACTGCCCGTGCGTGAAGTGCGACAGATTGTGGGCCCCAGACGATTGATTGGCGTCTCTACTCATAATATAGAACAGGCTCGCCAGGCGGTGCTGGATGGCGCTGACTATATTGGTGTCGGCCCCACGTTTCCCACTTCAACCAAGAATTTTGCCGAACATGAATACGCGGGCCTGGATTTCGTCAACCAGGTTGCCGCCGAAATCACCCTGCCGTGGTTTGCCATCGGAGGCATCCAGGCCGACAACCTGCAACAGGTACTGGAGGCAGGTGCCACCCGAGTCGCAGTGAGTGGTGTCATCTGCAGCCATGAGCATCCGGGGCAAATCACCCGGGAATTACTGGAACAGCTCTCGAACTGA